A window of Streptomyces sp. SAI-127 contains these coding sequences:
- a CDS encoding response regulator transcription factor: MRIVIAEDDALLREGLALLLRAEGLDVVGTAGSAEGALDAIDAHKPDVAILDVRMPPTHTDEGIRAAVEARRRRPELAVLVLSAYVEQSFATELLTGGVGGLGYLLKERVGRVEEFLDALRRVASGGTAIDPEVVAQLFTRSRQDARLERLSPREKDVLALMAEGLGNSAIAEKLFVTDGAVHKHIRSIFAKLDLAPTDQVDRRVAAVLRYLEDARRAR, translated from the coding sequence ATGCGGATCGTGATCGCCGAGGACGACGCTCTGCTGCGGGAGGGGCTCGCCCTTCTGTTGCGTGCCGAGGGGCTGGACGTGGTCGGCACCGCCGGCAGCGCCGAGGGGGCGCTCGACGCCATCGACGCGCACAAGCCCGACGTGGCCATCCTCGACGTACGGATGCCGCCCACGCACACCGACGAGGGGATCCGCGCGGCCGTGGAGGCCCGGCGGCGCAGGCCCGAGCTCGCCGTTCTCGTGCTGTCCGCCTACGTCGAGCAGAGCTTCGCGACCGAGCTGCTGACCGGCGGGGTCGGCGGGCTGGGCTATCTGCTCAAGGAACGGGTCGGCCGCGTCGAGGAGTTCCTCGACGCGCTGCGCCGGGTCGCGTCCGGCGGCACCGCCATCGACCCCGAGGTCGTCGCGCAGTTGTTCACACGGTCCCGTCAGGACGCGCGCCTGGAGCGGCTCAGCCCGCGCGAGAAGGACGTACTCGCCCTGATGGCCGAGGGGCTGGGCAACAGCGCCATCGCGGAGAAGCTGTTCGTGACCGACGGGGCCGTGCACAAGCACATCCGGAGCATCTTCGCGAAGCTGGACCTGGCGCCGACGGACCAGGTGGACCGGCGGGTCGCGGCGGTGTTGCGCTACCTCGAGGACGCGCGCCGGGCCCGCTGA
- a CDS encoding sensor histidine kinase — translation MATADVKSLAVGTATTAAAALGQLVSGLGTAVLAPFVLLWLVLAPGGVRVLHALAGMERVRLARWGPEVIAPAPPPTRLRAALADPTTRRELLWLVRHLVVGLPLGLLGFVLPVLAVRDAAFPLYWRLAPKDATATSIGVGVAHSWPDALAVCLLGVGWIAIMLGLTPGMARLQANPGRRLLSAGPDADLSLRVAELTATRAAALDAHATELRRIERSLHDGTQNRIVTVTVLLGAARRMVARDPAGADELLERAQSAAEQALAELRTVSRSILPPVLADRGLAGALTGLAAESAVPCTVDVEVPRRCAASVEATAYFVAAEALTNIAKHSGATRATITVRAPGSRLLLQVTDDGRGGADEHTGSGLTGIRHRIAAHDGTLHLTSPPGGPTVLEADLPCGA, via the coding sequence ATGGCCACCGCAGACGTCAAGAGCCTTGCCGTGGGGACCGCCACGACCGCCGCCGCCGCGCTCGGCCAGCTGGTCTCCGGACTCGGTACGGCCGTCCTGGCGCCGTTCGTGCTGCTGTGGCTGGTGCTGGCGCCCGGCGGGGTGCGTGTGCTGCACGCCCTGGCCGGCATGGAACGCGTCCGGCTCGCGCGGTGGGGCCCCGAGGTCATCGCCCCCGCGCCCCCGCCGACACGGCTGCGGGCCGCCCTCGCCGACCCCACGACCCGGCGTGAACTGCTGTGGCTGGTCCGGCATCTGGTCGTGGGACTGCCGCTGGGGCTGCTCGGCTTCGTCCTGCCGGTGCTCGCCGTACGGGACGCCGCGTTTCCGCTGTACTGGCGGCTCGCCCCGAAGGACGCGACCGCCACGTCCATCGGGGTCGGCGTCGCGCACTCCTGGCCGGACGCCCTGGCCGTGTGCCTGCTCGGCGTGGGCTGGATCGCCATCATGCTGGGGCTCACGCCCGGCATGGCACGACTCCAGGCGAACCCGGGGCGCCGGCTGCTGTCGGCCGGTCCCGACGCGGATCTCTCCCTGCGTGTCGCCGAACTGACCGCCACGCGGGCCGCCGCGCTGGACGCCCACGCCACCGAACTGCGGCGCATCGAGCGCTCGTTGCACGACGGGACCCAGAACCGGATCGTCACGGTGACCGTGCTGCTCGGGGCCGCCCGCCGCATGGTCGCCCGCGATCCGGCCGGGGCCGACGAACTCCTGGAGCGGGCCCAGTCCGCGGCCGAACAGGCGCTGGCCGAGCTGCGGACCGTCTCCCGCAGCATCCTGCCTCCGGTGCTCGCGGACCGGGGGCTGGCCGGGGCGCTCACCGGGCTCGCGGCGGAGAGCGCGGTGCCGTGCACGGTCGATGTCGAGGTGCCGCGGCGATGCGCGGCCTCCGTCGAGGCGACCGCGTACTTCGTCGCGGCCGAGGCGCTGACCAACATCGCCAAGCACAGCGGGGCGACCCGGGCCACCATCACGGTCCGCGCCCCCGGCTCACGGCTCCTGCTGCAGGTCACGGACGACGGCCGGGGCGGCGCCGACGAGCACACCGGCTCCGGCCTCACCGGCATCCGCCACCGCATCGCCGCCCACGACGGCACCCTCCACCTCACGAGCCCCCCGGGCGGCCCGACGGTGCTGGAGGCGGATCTGCCGTGCGGTGCGTGA
- a CDS encoding substrate-binding domain-containing protein, which produces MRPIPSVMAVCVSALLLTSCGVGSSDTAVSPKKGDDITLGLLLPDRDTSRFDRFDYPLIKKEVATLTRGKGKVSYANAGASEKRQSQQFQQMVAAKVDVILVDAVDAKAIEPDVQKAKDAGIPVIAYDRLAQGPIDAYVSHDNELVGEVQGRAIVEALGDKAETSKIVMMNGSLADPNTALFKKGALDELNGKVVIAKQYDTKDWLPSVAKANMKAAIASYGLNNIAAVYSANDDMAGAVIDELKEAGATKIPPVTGQDASLAAVQRVVSGEQYMTVYKSFLLEATNAAQIAVYKVQGRGIQFDALIRDKVDSPTQNDIPSLLVPVVALTRDNIQQTVIKDDVYTVKQICTAEYAADCAAIGLK; this is translated from the coding sequence ATGCGCCCCATCCCCTCCGTCATGGCCGTCTGTGTGTCGGCCCTTCTGCTCACCTCCTGCGGGGTGGGCAGCAGCGACACCGCGGTGAGCCCCAAGAAGGGCGACGACATCACGCTGGGCCTGCTGCTCCCCGACCGGGACACCAGCCGCTTCGACCGGTTCGACTACCCGCTCATCAAGAAGGAGGTCGCGACCCTCACCCGCGGCAAGGGCAAGGTCAGTTACGCCAACGCCGGGGCGAGCGAGAAGCGGCAGAGCCAGCAGTTCCAGCAGATGGTCGCTGCCAAGGTGGACGTGATCCTGGTGGACGCGGTGGACGCCAAGGCGATCGAGCCGGATGTGCAGAAGGCGAAGGACGCGGGCATCCCCGTCATCGCCTACGACCGGCTCGCCCAGGGTCCCATCGACGCCTATGTCTCGCACGACAACGAGCTCGTCGGCGAGGTGCAGGGCCGGGCCATCGTCGAGGCGCTCGGTGACAAGGCCGAGACCAGCAAGATCGTCATGATGAACGGCTCGCTCGCCGACCCCAACACCGCCCTCTTCAAGAAGGGCGCGCTGGACGAGCTCAACGGCAAGGTCGTCATCGCCAAGCAGTACGACACCAAGGACTGGCTGCCGTCGGTCGCCAAGGCCAACATGAAGGCGGCGATCGCCTCGTACGGCCTGAACAACATCGCCGCCGTCTACTCGGCCAACGACGACATGGCGGGCGCGGTCATCGACGAACTCAAGGAGGCGGGGGCCACGAAGATCCCGCCGGTGACCGGGCAGGACGCGAGCCTCGCCGCGGTGCAGCGGGTCGTGTCGGGCGAGCAGTACATGACCGTGTACAAGTCCTTCCTGCTGGAGGCGACCAACGCGGCGCAGATCGCGGTGTACAAGGTCCAGGGCCGCGGCATCCAGTTCGACGCGCTCATCCGCGACAAGGTCGACAGCCCCACCCAGAACGACATCCCGTCGCTGCTGGTCCCAGTGGTCGCGCTGACCAGGGACAACATCCAGCAGACGGTGATCAAGGACGACGTGTACACCGTGAAGCAGATCTGCACCGCCGAGTACGCGGCGGACTGTGCGGCGATCGGCCTCAAGTAG
- a CDS encoding DUF4328 domain-containing protein, which translates to MSENTVRPAVRSARGSARLAVAGLGLAGAAYAVRAVWDIRLAVAGEPASGPPNQGEGRHRPLNALEDSYHLVSTAGSLLTLVCAALFIGWLGRMRDNARALSGERPRYSGIWVYAAWFVPIANLWIPRGIVADIHHKSAPDRKLPVVVNVWWALWLAGMVTGVGLMYDGDTDDLIARAYNGVTTLLVADLAVVGAAVAGILVVRALTAVQLVYIGSQLRTPSGDPLKENVRVFDRD; encoded by the coding sequence GTGAGTGAGAACACCGTCCGGCCCGCCGTGCGCTCGGCGCGTGGCTCGGCCCGCCTCGCCGTCGCCGGGCTCGGGCTCGCCGGTGCCGCCTACGCGGTGCGGGCCGTGTGGGACATCCGGCTCGCCGTCGCGGGGGAGCCCGCCTCCGGGCCGCCGAACCAGGGCGAGGGCCGGCACCGGCCGCTGAACGCCCTGGAGGACTCGTACCACCTGGTCAGCACGGCCGGAAGCCTCCTCACGCTGGTGTGCGCGGCCCTGTTCATCGGCTGGCTGGGGCGGATGCGGGACAACGCGCGGGCCCTGTCCGGCGAGCGCCCGCGCTACTCCGGCATCTGGGTCTACGCCGCCTGGTTCGTGCCGATCGCCAACCTCTGGATCCCGCGCGGCATCGTCGCCGACATCCACCACAAGAGCGCCCCGGACCGGAAGCTGCCCGTCGTCGTGAACGTGTGGTGGGCGCTGTGGCTGGCCGGCATGGTCACCGGGGTCGGCCTGATGTACGACGGTGACACGGACGACCTCATCGCCCGCGCCTACAACGGCGTGACCACGCTGCTGGTCGCCGATCTCGCCGTCGTCGGCGCCGCCGTCGCCGGCATCCTCGTGGTGCGCGCACTGACCGCCGTGCAACTTGTGTACATCGGCTCTCAGTTGCGGACGCCGAGTGGCGATCCCTTGAAGGAAAACGTCAGGGTGTTTGATCGGGATTGA
- a CDS encoding class I SAM-dependent methyltransferase — MDEQRYDVWASGAAYDRYMGRWSRAVAREFTAWLGRPDGLRWLDVGCGTGVLSAVVRERCRPDLVVGCDRSEGFVRAGRAGVVADAMALPVRDGAFDVAVSGLTLNFLPDPVAAVTAMARAVRPGGALVAGYVWDYADGMRLLRLFWDTAAELDPGAAELDEGLRFPGCRPQPLHDLWTTAGLVDVIVRAIEVPTVFADFADLWGPFLAGPGPRAGLCHQPPPGRPGRTARSSARGRPHRPRRFDPPLGTRLGRTRTNQVNQPVTCGPCDTSRPGYVSLNLWLRGGERATMGT, encoded by the coding sequence ATGGACGAACAGCGATACGACGTGTGGGCGTCCGGCGCCGCCTACGACCGTTACATGGGCCGCTGGAGCCGCGCGGTCGCGCGCGAGTTCACGGCCTGGCTCGGCCGTCCGGACGGACTGCGGTGGCTGGACGTGGGGTGCGGCACCGGGGTGCTGTCGGCGGTGGTCCGGGAGCGCTGCCGGCCCGACCTGGTCGTGGGCTGCGACCGCTCCGAGGGCTTCGTCCGCGCGGGCCGGGCCGGGGTCGTGGCGGACGCCATGGCGCTTCCCGTCCGGGACGGCGCCTTCGACGTGGCGGTCAGCGGTCTGACCCTGAACTTCCTGCCCGACCCCGTGGCGGCGGTCACCGCGATGGCCCGCGCGGTCCGGCCGGGCGGCGCTCTGGTGGCCGGGTACGTCTGGGACTACGCCGACGGGATGCGCCTGCTGCGCCTCTTCTGGGACACCGCCGCCGAACTCGACCCGGGCGCAGCCGAGTTGGACGAAGGCCTGCGGTTCCCCGGTTGTCGTCCCCAGCCGCTGCACGACCTGTGGACGACCGCGGGACTCGTCGACGTGATCGTGCGCGCGATCGAAGTCCCCACCGTTTTCGCCGACTTCGCCGATCTGTGGGGCCCCTTCCTGGCCGGCCCAGGGCCCCGCGCCGGGCTATGTCACCAGCCTCCCCCCGGCCGCCCGGGACGAACTGCGCGAAGCTCTGCGCGCGGCCGCCCCCACCGCCCCCGACGGTTCGATCCCCCTCTCGGCACGCGCCTGGGCCGTACGCGGACGAACCAGGTGAACCAGCCGGTCACTTGTGGCCCATGCGACACCTCACGCCCCGGTTACGTTTCGCTCAACCTCTGGTTGCGGGGCGGTGAGCGGGCGACGATGGGCACATGA
- a CDS encoding luciferase family protein — protein MTLAERALERLEAWSDLSTGLPSCGAGLALRSGHSEIVHFHPGRDVDLHLTEPAIRRFHDDLQESTAVRLLPGSRWVTVHLDCETDVDLLMSLVSMALKAHHAGPRPVGPAECNFHRVTVVPRDSPFAPIRR, from the coding sequence ATGACTCTGGCCGAGCGCGCCCTGGAGCGCCTGGAGGCGTGGTCCGACCTCAGCACGGGCCTGCCCAGCTGCGGAGCCGGGCTGGCGCTGCGCTCCGGGCACAGCGAGATCGTGCACTTCCACCCGGGGCGGGACGTGGATCTGCACCTCACCGAACCGGCCATCCGCAGATTCCACGACGACCTCCAGGAATCGACCGCGGTCCGGCTGCTGCCGGGCTCCCGCTGGGTCACCGTCCACCTCGACTGCGAGACCGACGTCGACCTGCTGATGAGCCTGGTCAGCATGGCCCTGAAGGCCCACCACGCGGGGCCCCGGCCCGTCGGCCCGGCCGAGTGCAACTTCCACCGGGTCACAGTGGTCCCCCGGGACTCCCCTTTTGCCCCGATTAGGCGATAA
- a CDS encoding DUF6479 family protein, translating to MSTATFVLAASSSEVVNVIAAFAGGLFIAGALVCAVVFGMRVQDRELPRPLSKEQPHLPETGPIREMREMREPDELPATADEQERLMPYQLHHAGSRRGKDQNRKRWLPGSSGGFGSGGLGHV from the coding sequence ATGAGTACCGCGACGTTTGTCCTGGCGGCCTCGTCGAGCGAAGTAGTCAACGTGATCGCCGCCTTCGCCGGTGGACTGTTCATCGCCGGCGCGCTGGTGTGTGCCGTGGTGTTCGGCATGCGGGTCCAGGACCGGGAGCTTCCACGGCCGCTCAGCAAGGAGCAGCCGCACCTCCCGGAGACCGGGCCGATCCGCGAGATGCGGGAGATGCGCGAGCCGGACGAGCTGCCGGCCACCGCGGACGAGCAGGAACGGCTGATGCCGTACCAGCTCCATCACGCGGGAAGCAGACGAGGAAAGGACCAGAACCGCAAACGCTGGCTGCCCGGCTCCAGCGGCGGATTCGGCAGCGGCGGCCTCGGCCACGTGTGA
- a CDS encoding FxLYD domain-containing protein gives MTRWTTAALLTTLALTGLTACSDEDSPSSVASKVASAASRAGEAVSSATAEAGRRFDDIKNGVDAKDDVRLGTPATASDGRTTVEVTATNSADSAKSFTVEVDFTDRNGKLLDAVVLTVSDVPAGGSGKGTARSTHDLSGDVRAKVPRAVRH, from the coding sequence ATGACCCGCTGGACGACTGCCGCGCTGCTGACGACGCTGGCCCTCACCGGCCTGACCGCCTGCTCCGACGAGGACAGCCCGTCGTCGGTGGCGAGCAAGGTCGCGTCGGCCGCCTCCCGCGCCGGGGAAGCGGTGTCGTCGGCCACCGCGGAGGCGGGCAGGCGGTTCGACGACATCAAGAACGGCGTCGACGCCAAGGACGACGTACGGCTCGGCACTCCCGCCACCGCTTCGGACGGCCGTACGACAGTGGAGGTCACCGCCACCAACTCCGCGGACTCGGCGAAGTCCTTCACCGTCGAGGTCGACTTCACCGACCGGAACGGCAAGCTGCTGGACGCCGTGGTGCTGACCGTGTCGGACGTACCCGCGGGTGGTTCGGGGAAGGGGACGGCGCGCAGCACGCACGACCTGTCGGGGGACGTGCGGGCGAAGGTGCCGAGAGCGGTCCGCCACTAG
- a CDS encoding DUF6445 family protein, whose protein sequence is MSMPQRSQRPLPVLPYRKPTKGRDYWVIDDVLPDVDAVRERCLAKDDWVKGYPYTSETWPGLRTMPGLEPAELGRVERLVKQATGARELWVQRAPGGGTLNHNCVQVVGEGESEPRPHTDSRALCRYAAVLYLNPAVPKDCGTSFYRQAMPGGRLGGNVVQAPHNNLVEALGTRFVAPDAFEEDVRVPHRYNRLLLYNANLVHSATGYSGSTLEDKRMTAVFFWMA, encoded by the coding sequence ATGTCCATGCCACAGCGGTCGCAGCGGCCGCTTCCCGTCCTGCCCTACCGCAAGCCCACCAAGGGCCGCGACTACTGGGTGATCGACGACGTGCTCCCGGACGTCGACGCCGTACGGGAACGCTGTCTCGCCAAGGACGACTGGGTCAAGGGATATCCGTACACCTCGGAGACCTGGCCGGGGCTGCGGACCATGCCGGGGCTCGAACCAGCCGAGCTCGGGAGGGTCGAACGGCTGGTGAAGCAGGCGACCGGGGCCAGGGAGCTGTGGGTGCAGCGGGCGCCCGGCGGGGGCACCCTCAACCACAACTGCGTGCAGGTCGTGGGGGAGGGCGAGAGCGAGCCCCGGCCGCACACCGACTCGCGGGCGCTGTGCCGGTACGCCGCCGTGCTGTATCTCAATCCTGCCGTCCCCAAGGACTGCGGCACCAGCTTCTACCGGCAGGCCATGCCCGGCGGGCGGCTCGGCGGCAACGTGGTGCAGGCCCCGCACAACAACCTCGTCGAGGCCCTCGGTACCCGGTTCGTCGCGCCGGACGCCTTCGAGGAGGACGTACGGGTGCCGCACCGGTACAACCGGCTGCTCCTCTACAACGCCAACCTCGTGCACAGCGCGACCGGTTACTCCGGCAGCACGCTGGAGGACAAGCGGATGACGGCCGTCTTCTTCTGGATGGCGTGA
- a CDS encoding DUF4142 domain-containing protein, whose product MGTLFVGGALTLTLAALAYPSMLGVSQAATAQDRIIAQTQWGPLTEQDRAFVVAVRAAGLWEYPLGKVALQKGTTEEVKEAGRHLIDGHAALDDACRKIAPMLNITIPNVASPQQVGFVNTIESSDGQQFDTNFANILRVTHGSIFNTISKIRSTTKNSLVRSLADMANDTVLDHMTVMEKTGFVNFDQALFMQTTPPKLPKGDLTPPVPQPGAPMIVLTPPPNPTSTPLGVPGENANGATPAAGANPSPTPTIG is encoded by the coding sequence ATGGGAACGCTGTTCGTGGGCGGAGCCCTCACACTGACCCTGGCGGCTCTCGCGTACCCGTCGATGCTGGGTGTCAGCCAGGCTGCGACCGCTCAGGACAGAATCATCGCCCAGACGCAGTGGGGGCCGTTGACGGAGCAGGACCGTGCCTTCGTGGTCGCTGTGCGCGCGGCGGGACTGTGGGAGTACCCGCTGGGCAAGGTCGCCCTGCAGAAGGGCACCACCGAGGAGGTGAAGGAAGCCGGAAGGCATCTCATCGACGGACACGCGGCGCTGGACGACGCCTGCCGCAAGATCGCCCCGATGCTCAACATCACCATCCCGAACGTGGCGAGCCCGCAGCAGGTCGGCTTCGTGAACACGATCGAGTCGAGTGACGGCCAGCAGTTCGACACGAACTTCGCCAACATCCTGCGGGTGACGCACGGCTCGATCTTCAACACGATCTCGAAGATCCGCTCGACCACCAAGAACTCACTGGTGCGGTCGCTGGCCGACATGGCCAACGACACGGTGCTCGACCACATGACGGTCATGGAGAAGACCGGCTTCGTCAACTTCGACCAGGCCCTCTTCATGCAGACCACTCCGCCGAAGCTGCCCAAGGGCGACCTCACTCCGCCGGTCCCGCAGCCCGGCGCGCCGATGATCGTGCTCACCCCGCCGCCGAACCCGACCTCGACGCCGCTCGGCGTCCCCGGCGAGAACGCGAACGGCGCCACCCCGGCCGCGGGCGCGAACCCGTCGCCGACGCCGACCATCGGTTAG
- a CDS encoding glycoside hydrolase family 13 protein → MTARTTTPDLSGKDPDWWRQAVVYQVYPRSFADADGDGLGDIRGVTERLTHLVALGADALWLSPFYPSELADGGYDVADYRDVDPRLGTLDDFDAMVGEAHRLGLKVIVDLVPNHTSHQHVWFQEALAAGPGSAARERYVFRDGRGAHGELPPTDWQSVFGGSAWRRVPDGQWYLHLFAPEQPDLNWSHDEVREDFRTTLRFWSDRGVDGFRVDVAHALAKDLTEPLRDLGDLPGVAEEALGHLPPGGHPYWDRDEVHEIYRDWRTILDSYTPPRMAVAEAWVPGPRRALYARADELGQAFNFEYLQTAWDADELRQVITDSLTTARAAHASATWVLSNHDVVRHASRLVLPPGTDENAWLLSGGHAPAVDGHQGLRRARAATLLMLALPGSSYVYQGEELGLPEVADLPFEVLQDPIWEQTGRVRKGRDGCRVPLPWTTSGPSYGFGASGAWLPQPEWFAGYAVEAQDGVEGSTLELYRTALRLRRKLLQGEDLTWADASPADVLDFVRHEGWRCVTNLSDRAVPLPAGEVLLTSSPLEDGLLGPDTTAWLG, encoded by the coding sequence GTGACCGCCCGCACCACCACGCCCGACCTCTCCGGCAAGGACCCCGACTGGTGGCGGCAGGCCGTCGTCTACCAGGTCTATCCCCGCAGTTTCGCCGACGCCGACGGTGACGGCCTCGGGGACATCAGGGGCGTCACCGAGCGCCTCACGCACCTGGTCGCCCTCGGCGCCGACGCCCTGTGGCTGAGCCCCTTCTACCCCTCCGAGCTCGCCGACGGCGGCTACGACGTCGCCGACTACCGGGACGTCGACCCGCGCCTCGGGACGCTCGACGACTTCGACGCGATGGTCGGCGAAGCGCACCGGCTCGGGCTGAAGGTGATCGTCGACCTCGTCCCCAACCACACCTCCCACCAGCATGTCTGGTTCCAGGAGGCCCTCGCCGCCGGCCCCGGATCCGCGGCGCGCGAGCGGTACGTGTTCCGTGACGGGCGTGGCGCGCACGGCGAACTCCCGCCCACCGACTGGCAGTCCGTCTTCGGCGGCAGCGCCTGGCGGCGGGTGCCGGACGGGCAGTGGTACCTGCATCTGTTCGCCCCCGAGCAGCCCGACCTCAACTGGTCGCACGACGAGGTCCGCGAGGACTTCCGCACCACCCTGCGCTTCTGGTCCGACCGCGGGGTCGACGGCTTCCGCGTGGACGTGGCGCACGCGCTGGCCAAGGACCTGACCGAGCCGTTGCGTGACCTCGGTGACCTGCCCGGCGTCGCGGAGGAGGCCCTGGGGCACCTGCCGCCGGGCGGCCACCCCTACTGGGACCGCGACGAGGTCCACGAGATCTACCGAGACTGGCGCACGATCCTCGACTCCTACACCCCGCCCCGCATGGCCGTCGCCGAGGCCTGGGTCCCGGGCCCGCGCCGCGCGCTGTACGCCCGCGCGGACGAACTCGGCCAGGCCTTCAACTTCGAGTACCTCCAGACCGCCTGGGACGCCGACGAGCTGCGCCAGGTCATCACCGACTCCCTCACCACCGCCCGCGCCGCCCACGCCTCGGCCACCTGGGTGCTCTCCAACCACGACGTCGTACGGCACGCCTCCCGCCTCGTGCTCCCGCCGGGCACCGACGAGAACGCCTGGCTGCTGTCCGGCGGCCACGCGCCCGCCGTGGACGGACACCAAGGCCTACGACGCGCTCGCGCGGCCACGCTGCTCATGCTCGCGCTGCCGGGATCGTCGTACGTCTACCAAGGCGAGGAACTCGGTCTGCCCGAGGTCGCCGACCTGCCCTTCGAGGTGCTCCAGGACCCGATCTGGGAGCAGACGGGCCGGGTCCGCAAGGGGCGCGACGGATGCCGGGTGCCGCTGCCGTGGACGACGAGCGGTCCGTCGTACGGCTTCGGAGCCAGTGGTGCCTGGTTGCCGCAGCCGGAGTGGTTCGCCGGGTACGCCGTCGAGGCCCAGGACGGTGTCGAGGGCTCCACGCTGGAGCTGTACCGCACCGCCCTGCGCCTGCGCCGCAAGCTCCTTCAGGGGGAGGACCTCACCTGGGCGGACGCCTCCCCGGCCGACGTGCTGGACTTCGTCAGGCACGAGGGCTGGCGGTGCGTCACCAATCTGTCGGACCGGGCCGTCCCGCTCCCGGCGGGGGAGGTACTGCTCACCAGCAGCCCGCTGGAGGACGGGCTGCTGGGACCGGACACGACTGCCTGGCTCGGCTAG
- a CDS encoding LAETG motif-containing sortase-dependent surface protein, which produces MSIARRVTLRRLLGTGAATLAFSAALASVASASDCPGGKGWEDGGSYKPGTGAGSKTETDRCEFSLDGKNFFASVKVDDLNLKPTDDGKVHVKVRAAGDASTCTASLASYRAHGPTFATSGEQVFHDFDTVTVKAGAVDSLDISIPDVGCYAQIDLYRGNTKFDGKLDANDGLPHGDLPKGPDHPVIKDKLIAAWNGGTKDCTATPPTTPPATPPASETTPPASESTPPASESTPPASESTPPASETPSTSTPTPSASESTTTPGAPTPNGGGGDNLAETGASSNTPLIAGGAAVLLAGGAGIVLATRRRKASRA; this is translated from the coding sequence ATGTCCATAGCGAGACGTGTCACCCTGCGGCGCCTGCTGGGGACGGGCGCCGCGACGCTCGCCTTCTCCGCTGCACTCGCCTCCGTCGCCTCGGCATCCGACTGCCCCGGCGGCAAGGGCTGGGAGGACGGCGGAAGCTACAAGCCCGGTACGGGCGCCGGCTCGAAGACCGAGACCGACCGCTGCGAGTTCTCCCTCGACGGCAAGAACTTCTTCGCCTCGGTCAAGGTCGACGACCTGAACCTGAAGCCGACCGACGACGGCAAGGTCCACGTCAAGGTCCGCGCGGCGGGCGACGCGTCCACCTGCACGGCCTCTCTCGCGTCCTACCGCGCGCACGGCCCGACGTTCGCCACCTCCGGCGAGCAGGTCTTCCACGACTTCGACACCGTGACCGTCAAGGCCGGCGCCGTCGACTCCCTCGACATCTCGATCCCGGACGTCGGCTGCTACGCGCAGATCGACCTCTACCGGGGCAACACGAAGTTCGACGGCAAGCTGGACGCCAACGACGGCCTTCCGCACGGCGACCTCCCCAAGGGCCCGGACCACCCGGTCATCAAGGACAAGCTGATCGCGGCCTGGAACGGCGGCACGAAGGACTGCACGGCCACCCCGCCGACAACGCCCCCGGCGACGCCTCCGGCCTCGGAGACCACGCCTCCGGCCTCGGAGTCGACCCCGCCGGCCTCCGAGTCCACCCCGCCGGCCTCCGAGAGCACGCCTCCCGCCTCGGAGACCCCGTCGACGTCCACCCCGACCCCGTCGGCCTCGGAGTCCACGACGACTCCGGGTGCGCCCACCCCCAACGGTGGCGGCGGCGACAACCTCGCCGAGACGGGCGCCAGCAGCAACACCCCGCTGATCGCGGGCGGTGCGGCGGTGCTGCTCGCGGGTGGCGCGGGCATCGTGCTGGCCACGCGTCGCCGTAAGGCCTCGCGCGCCTGA
- a CDS encoding dihydrofolate reductase family protein codes for MTATYTFDVFSSLDGYAAAGGDWTGYWGKQGTELLDHRLALYREEQRMVFGATTYRAFAQMLAESTEDSDVRDPWVTRMRHLPTTVVSTTLEGPLDWPDATVVSGDAVDVVARLKKESDVPLRSHGSLSMNRALMAAGLVDRVQVTLFPVITGRTGLDPVFQGAADFDLELLESRTLDGHIQELVYRPTLH; via the coding sequence ATGACCGCCACCTACACCTTCGACGTCTTTTCCAGTCTCGACGGCTACGCCGCCGCCGGCGGCGACTGGACCGGCTACTGGGGCAAGCAAGGGACCGAGTTGCTCGACCACCGCCTCGCCCTCTACCGCGAGGAGCAGCGGATGGTCTTCGGGGCCACCACCTACCGGGCGTTCGCGCAGATGCTGGCCGAGAGCACCGAGGATTCCGATGTGCGGGATCCCTGGGTCACCCGGATGAGGCACCTGCCGACGACGGTCGTGTCGACGACGCTGGAAGGCCCCCTCGACTGGCCGGACGCGACCGTCGTGAGCGGCGACGCCGTCGATGTCGTCGCGCGGCTCAAGAAGGAGTCCGACGTGCCGTTGCGTTCACACGGCAGCCTGTCGATGAACCGGGCGCTGATGGCCGCCGGTCTGGTCGACCGCGTGCAGGTGACGCTCTTCCCGGTCATCACCGGCCGGACCGGCCTCGACCCGGTCTTCCAGGGTGCGGCCGACTTCGACCTGGAGCTGCTGGAGAGCCGGACGCTCGACGGTCACATCCAGGAGCTCGTCTACCGGCCCACCCTTCACTGA